One Pseudomonas muyukensis DNA segment encodes these proteins:
- a CDS encoding MaoC family dehydratase — MTRAWHDLHHPDSRTNLYLRALGKRKIRGSQLPQQGLRCFLRVDPANLAAYRRLCHFADDGRLPGTYPHIMAFDLQLQLLTTEDFPFPLLGLVHLHNSLQVLRPLGGIDGLRFAVYADNLRPHEKGGTFDLVTEAEDGLGLLWRETSRMLVRGLKLEASSTDLAAPTPIALPEATRWYADGDIGRRYARVCGDYNPIHLSRLTARLFGFPRAIAHGMWSKAMALAALQGHLPKAGYAFAVDLHKPVRLPSEVILSASAAAPSGELRLDGHGGLLHMLGSWRPL, encoded by the coding sequence ATGACCCGAGCCTGGCACGACCTGCACCACCCCGACTCGCGGACGAACCTGTACCTGCGCGCCCTCGGCAAACGCAAGATCCGTGGCAGCCAGCTGCCGCAGCAAGGCCTGCGCTGCTTCCTGCGGGTAGATCCAGCCAACCTGGCGGCCTACCGTCGGCTCTGCCATTTCGCCGACGACGGGCGCCTACCGGGCACTTACCCGCACATCATGGCCTTCGACCTGCAATTGCAATTGCTCACCACCGAGGATTTTCCCTTCCCGCTGCTCGGGCTGGTGCACCTGCACAACAGCCTGCAGGTGCTGCGCCCCCTGGGCGGCATCGACGGGCTGCGCTTCGCGGTGTATGCCGACAACCTGCGGCCCCATGAAAAGGGCGGCACCTTCGACCTGGTGACCGAGGCCGAGGACGGCCTGGGCCTGCTCTGGCGCGAGACCAGCCGCATGCTTGTGCGCGGTCTCAAGCTCGAGGCGTCGTCCACGGACCTGGCCGCACCGACACCCATCGCGTTGCCCGAGGCCACCCGTTGGTACGCCGACGGCGATATCGGCCGACGCTACGCCAGGGTCTGCGGCGACTACAACCCGATCCACCTGAGCCGCCTCACGGCACGCCTGTTCGGCTTCCCCAGGGCCATCGCCCACGGCATGTGGAGCAAGGCCATGGCGCTGGCGGCCTTGCAGGGGCACCTGCCCAAGGCCGGGTATGCCTTCGCGGTGGACTTGCACAAACCGGTGCGCCTACCTTCGGAGGTGATATTGAGCGCCAGCGCGGCGGCGCCGAGCGGCGAGCTGCGCCTGGACGGCCACGGCGGGCTGCTGCACATGCTCGGTAGTTGGCGCCCGCTCTGA
- a CDS encoding DUF3613 domain-containing protein: MFKQAIVLACAITPLLALADPDAQAPTATEALLQVQASNRQASPVRQVQTDKERDQAMQRWLDSYKYAIPDFYRWTKINSSNNGG, from the coding sequence ATGTTCAAGCAAGCGATCGTCCTGGCCTGCGCCATCACCCCGTTGCTGGCCCTGGCAGACCCTGACGCGCAGGCGCCAACCGCCACCGAGGCGCTGTTGCAGGTGCAGGCGAGCAATCGCCAGGCCTCGCCGGTGCGCCAGGTGCAGACCGACAAGGAGCGCGACCAGGCCATGCAGCGCTGGCTGGACAGCTACAAGTACGCGATCCCGGATTTCTACCGCTGGACCAAGATCAACTCATCCAACAACGGCGGCTGA
- a CDS encoding MazG-like family protein, with translation MNLQELTERLHRIRDNNAWRGFHSPKNLAMAASVEMAELVEIFQWLTEDQSRQLPADQLAHAGQEVGDIVLYLLLLCSELGLDMDAVVRAKLADSERRFAK, from the coding sequence ATGAACCTGCAAGAATTGACCGAACGCCTGCACCGCATCCGCGACAACAATGCCTGGCGCGGTTTCCACAGCCCGAAGAACCTGGCCATGGCCGCCAGCGTCGAGATGGCCGAACTGGTGGAAATCTTCCAGTGGCTGACCGAGGACCAGTCGCGCCAACTGCCCGCCGACCAGCTCGCCCATGCCGGCCAGGAAGTCGGCGATATCGTCCTCTACCTGTTGCTGCTGTGCAGCGAACTGGGGCTGGATATGGACGCGGTGGTACGGGCCAAGCTGGCCGACAGCGAGAGGCGCTTCGCCAAATGA
- a CDS encoding DUF4136 domain-containing protein, protein MLRRLVLLSLALLLAACSSNNVQQDFDASRDFAAYRSWAWQEPGLQYRPDDPRIKSDLTEQRIRQAVAGQLDQRGLRPAQGNARPDVKVRAYLIVEDRQQQITTNYGGAWGGYWGGYWGGPMYNETRSVDYKVATIQVDLFDGRDGKLVWRGSAEQIMNNYPPSPQERNAAIQKTVTQVLSNYPPH, encoded by the coding sequence ATGTTGCGCCGTCTCGTTCTACTGTCCCTCGCCCTGTTGCTGGCGGCCTGCTCGAGCAACAACGTGCAACAGGACTTCGATGCCAGCCGCGATTTCGCCGCCTATCGCAGCTGGGCCTGGCAGGAGCCGGGCCTGCAATACCGCCCGGACGACCCCCGCATCAAGAGCGACCTGACCGAACAGCGCATCCGCCAGGCCGTGGCCGGCCAGCTCGACCAGCGCGGCCTGCGCCCGGCGCAGGGCAACGCCCGGCCTGATGTGAAAGTGCGCGCCTACCTGATCGTCGAGGACCGCCAGCAGCAGATCACCACCAACTATGGCGGTGCCTGGGGCGGTTACTGGGGGGGCTACTGGGGTGGGCCGATGTACAACGAGACGCGCAGCGTCGACTACAAGGTGGCGACCATCCAGGTCGACCTGTTCGATGGCCGCGACGGCAAGCTGGTGTGGCGCGGCAGCGCCGAGCAGATCATGAACAACTACCCACCCAGCCCGCAGGAACGCAATGCGGCGATCCAGAAGACCGTGACCCAGGTGTTGAGCAACTATCCGCCGCATTGA
- a CDS encoding ATP-binding protein, producing MSGGLFDRWRTAPTPLPEPQVPPAVGLQLWLDDQARVQRLAGPLRTLLALPGQAGGRLHDYLLRHSWVVLEGEPADWQGQPLDLDFHTAVGQALHTRGWLLRQAQGWMLQLFDIGDLLREQRWDRQRPLLGEIGHALRECGAARLVQTTEAQLQRLAEHWQARSLRLLLREADGWRHYASSEGAWPWPADRTLQARLQAWPAQGLVEANDDLELLALCGGVSLFLVPCRLGQDTEAWLLCAGAPQLPPADMALALLRTLVEPLLVRHRRQQLHEQAAHLDDLQQQLGAGWWQWPAQGDLQLDPTLAAALELPRRASEQQWLACLHPADREPAQLALAQARDGQALSLNVRVLGNDVQAPPRWLHWAGHGRGGQVRGFLLDISALKAQEQQAGAARARLENLIASSPAVIYVQRYAEGALHSEFFSASLAPVLGWAMDGEQARQPGLAVHPQDRALWLERTRSLLRDGQVRCRYRLRDQRGGYHWILDEARLLRDDLGQPLEVVGLWLDVSEASEAAERMRQSEERYRVLVEDSPAMICRYRPDLTLLFGNRPLADYLGCTPAQLEGADLGQWLSDGQREGFVQRLQALTPEHPVSCAEICLQLPGREHAWWVWADRGLFDDHGRLLEVQAVGRDNTEVRRSQQQLLQGAKMATLGELATGLVHEINQPLNVMRMAVANTLKRLDNGAADPAYLVDKLRRIEAQVERAARLVEHMRVYGRRSALEHVPFAAWDAVAGAQALLEEGLRGKGVALRLECADAQPRVLGHQDQLEQVLINLLVNARDALLEQGRAQPWIRVRQVLEAQCLCLLVDDNAGGIDPHLHARIFEPFFTTKPAGVGTGLGLSVSHGIVAHMGGRLTVSNAGEGACFRIELPLHSTS from the coding sequence GTGAGTGGCGGCTTGTTCGACCGCTGGCGCACGGCGCCCACCCCGCTGCCCGAACCGCAGGTACCGCCAGCGGTCGGCCTGCAACTGTGGCTCGACGACCAGGCCCGGGTGCAGCGCCTGGCCGGCCCGCTGCGGACCTTGCTGGCGTTGCCCGGGCAGGCCGGTGGGCGGCTGCACGACTATTTGCTGCGGCACAGCTGGGTGGTGCTCGAAGGCGAGCCCGCCGACTGGCAGGGCCAGCCGCTGGACCTGGATTTCCATACGGCCGTCGGCCAGGCCCTGCACACCCGTGGCTGGTTGCTGCGCCAGGCCCAGGGGTGGATGTTGCAGCTGTTCGACATCGGCGACCTGCTGCGCGAGCAGCGCTGGGACCGGCAACGGCCATTGCTCGGCGAGATCGGCCATGCCCTGCGTGAGTGCGGCGCGGCGCGCCTGGTGCAGACCACCGAGGCGCAATTGCAACGGCTTGCCGAGCACTGGCAGGCCCGCTCGTTGCGCCTGCTGCTGCGCGAGGCCGATGGCTGGCGACACTACGCCAGCAGCGAGGGCGCCTGGCCCTGGCCCGCCGACCGCACCTTGCAGGCGCGGCTGCAGGCATGGCCGGCCCAGGGCCTGGTCGAGGCCAATGACGACCTGGAGCTGCTGGCGCTGTGCGGCGGGGTGTCGTTGTTCCTGGTGCCCTGCCGCCTGGGCCAGGATACCGAGGCGTGGTTGCTGTGCGCCGGCGCGCCCCAGTTGCCGCCGGCCGACATGGCGCTGGCGTTGCTGCGCACCTTGGTCGAGCCGCTGCTGGTGCGCCATCGCCGCCAGCAGTTGCACGAGCAGGCCGCCCACCTCGACGATTTGCAGCAACAGTTGGGCGCGGGCTGGTGGCAATGGCCGGCGCAAGGTGACTTGCAACTGGACCCGACCCTGGCTGCCGCCCTCGAGCTGCCGCGCCGTGCCAGCGAGCAGCAGTGGCTGGCCTGCCTGCACCCCGCCGACCGTGAGCCGGCGCAACTGGCCCTGGCCCAGGCCCGCGACGGGCAGGCACTGAGCCTGAATGTGCGGGTGCTGGGCAACGACGTCCAGGCGCCGCCGCGCTGGCTGCACTGGGCCGGCCATGGGCGGGGCGGCCAGGTGCGTGGTTTTTTGCTCGATATCAGCGCGCTCAAGGCCCAGGAGCAACAAGCCGGCGCCGCGCGAGCCCGGCTGGAAAACCTGATCGCCAGCTCGCCGGCGGTGATCTACGTGCAACGCTATGCCGAGGGCGCGTTGCACAGCGAGTTCTTCAGCGCCAGCCTGGCGCCTGTGCTGGGCTGGGCGATGGACGGCGAGCAGGCGCGCCAGCCCGGCCTGGCGGTACATCCGCAGGACCGCGCGCTGTGGCTGGAACGTACCCGCAGCTTGTTGCGCGACGGCCAGGTGCGGTGCCGCTACCGTCTGCGCGATCAGCGGGGGGGCTATCACTGGATCCTCGATGAGGCGCGCTTGCTGCGTGACGACCTTGGCCAGCCGCTGGAAGTGGTCGGCCTGTGGCTGGATGTCAGCGAGGCCAGCGAAGCCGCCGAGCGCATGCGCCAGAGCGAGGAGCGCTACCGGGTCTTGGTCGAGGACTCACCGGCGATGATCTGCCGTTACCGTCCCGACCTGACCTTGCTGTTCGGCAACCGGCCCCTGGCCGACTACCTGGGTTGCACGCCTGCGCAGCTCGAAGGCGCGGACCTGGGCCAGTGGTTGTCCGACGGCCAGCGCGAAGGCTTTGTCCAGCGCCTGCAGGCGCTGACCCCCGAGCACCCGGTGAGCTGCGCGGAAATTTGCCTGCAATTGCCAGGGCGCGAGCATGCCTGGTGGGTGTGGGCCGACCGCGGGCTGTTCGATGACCACGGCCGTCTGCTCGAAGTCCAGGCCGTGGGCCGCGACAATACCGAGGTGCGGCGCAGCCAGCAGCAGCTGTTGCAAGGCGCCAAGATGGCCACCCTGGGCGAGTTGGCCACCGGCCTGGTGCACGAGATCAACCAGCCGCTCAACGTGATGCGCATGGCCGTGGCCAACACCCTCAAGCGCCTGGACAACGGCGCCGCCGACCCGGCCTACCTGGTGGACAAGCTGCGCCGCATCGAGGCCCAGGTCGAGCGTGCCGCGCGGTTGGTGGAGCACATGCGCGTGTATGGCCGGCGTTCGGCGCTCGAACATGTGCCTTTCGCCGCCTGGGACGCTGTGGCGGGGGCCCAGGCGTTGCTGGAGGAGGGCCTGCGCGGCAAGGGCGTGGCGTTGCGGCTCGAATGCGCCGACGCGCAACCGCGGGTGCTTGGGCATCAGGATCAGTTGGAGCAAGTGCTGATCAACCTGCTGGTCAATGCCCGCGATGCCCTGCTCGAGCAGGGCCGGGCGCAGCCGTGGATTCGCGTGCGCCAGGTGCTGGAGGCGCAGTGCCTGTGCCTGCTGGTGGACGACAACGCCGGCGGTATCGACCCGCATTTGCACGCGCGCATCTTCGAGCCGTTCTTCACCACCAAGCCGGCCGGGGTCGGCACCGGGCTGGGGTTGTCGGTCAGCCACGGCATCGTCGCGCACATGGGCGGCCGCCTGACGGTGAGCAACGCGGGCGAAGGGGCGTGCTTTCGCATCGAACTGCCGCTTCACAGCACCAGTTGA
- a CDS encoding tetratricopeptide repeat protein produces MRAILLFSSLLLLAGCAGQQPEGLARLLGGGSCAKPDADQQLSLDMADQMINEGRPHAGLAHLEQLPDTLDPVRLRKAKVLRVLGRSEAEPLYRSLLGGCLAAEGEHGLGQLAAARGDDAQALRNLQRAARLAPTDEKVRNDLGVVQMNLGNHEQARFEFLTAIELRDDNPLPAVNLVTLSLLQDHWDQAEDLVKRLHLQPEQFAEAQARAQRIRASGRGPIAASATASAATLN; encoded by the coding sequence ATGAGAGCGATCCTGTTGTTCAGCAGCCTGCTGTTGCTCGCCGGTTGCGCCGGCCAGCAGCCCGAGGGCCTGGCCCGCCTGCTCGGCGGCGGCAGTTGCGCCAAGCCCGATGCCGACCAGCAACTGAGCCTGGACATGGCCGACCAGATGATCAACGAGGGGCGGCCCCATGCTGGGCTGGCTCATCTCGAACAGTTGCCCGACACCCTCGACCCGGTGCGCCTGCGCAAGGCCAAGGTACTCCGGGTGCTGGGGCGTAGCGAGGCCGAGCCGCTGTACCGCAGCTTGCTCGGGGGATGCCTGGCGGCCGAGGGCGAACATGGCCTGGGGCAACTGGCCGCTGCCCGTGGCGACGACGCCCAGGCCCTGCGCAACCTGCAGCGGGCAGCGCGGCTGGCGCCGACCGACGAAAAGGTGCGCAACGACCTGGGCGTGGTGCAGATGAACCTGGGCAACCACGAGCAGGCACGCTTCGAGTTTCTCACCGCCATCGAGCTGCGCGACGACAACCCATTGCCGGCGGTGAACCTGGTGACCTTGTCGCTGCTGCAGGACCACTGGGACCAGGCCGAGGACCTGGTCAAGCGCCTGCACTTGCAGCCGGAGCAGTTCGCCGAGGCCCAGGCCCGAGCGCAGCGCATACGCGCCAGCGGGCGCGGGCCGATAGCGGCCAGCGCGACTGCGTCGGCGGCCACGCTCAATTGA
- a CDS encoding TadE/TadG family type IV pilus assembly protein — translation MQASPARQQKGAAAIEFVAVFMVFFAVFYGLVSYALPMLMLQSFNQASSEAVRRCVAVDPSSQTYALDVQGLARQVIGQQLAWMPSALGFSVITDTRVSVGADKVLTVVIDYPRERLTRVLPTLVLPLVGEVPKLPARLQAQASLQL, via the coding sequence ATGCAAGCAAGCCCGGCGCGGCAGCAAAAAGGCGCGGCAGCCATCGAGTTTGTCGCGGTTTTCATGGTGTTTTTCGCGGTGTTCTACGGTTTGGTCAGCTACGCCTTGCCGATGCTGATGCTGCAATCGTTCAACCAGGCCAGCAGCGAGGCGGTACGCCGGTGCGTGGCGGTGGACCCGAGCAGCCAGACCTACGCCCTGGATGTGCAGGGCCTGGCCCGCCAGGTGATCGGCCAGCAGTTGGCGTGGATGCCCAGTGCCCTGGGCTTCAGCGTGATCACCGACACCCGGGTCAGTGTCGGTGCCGACAAGGTGCTGACGGTGGTCATCGACTACCCGCGAGAGCGGCTCACGCGGGTCTTGCCGACCCTGGTGCTGCCCCTGGTCGGCGAGGTGCCGAAGCTGCCCGCGCGCTTGCAGGCCCAGGCGAGCCTGCAACTGTGA
- a CDS encoding A24 family peptidase translates to MHSIVLLMWLALCTEQDVRERQISNTLTLGVAACALVWLFATGRSWIGAEASEAGWALAIVMLLTLPGYMLGRFGAGDVKLMGALALATSPQYVLGTFIGAGVTVLAWMFGRRRLWTLLNPKVKKRMQALAEQVGDKQPFAPYVLAGFLLTAVWIQ, encoded by the coding sequence ATGCACAGCATTGTTCTTCTGATGTGGCTTGCCTTGTGCACCGAACAAGATGTCCGTGAACGACAGATCTCCAACACCCTCACCCTCGGGGTCGCTGCCTGTGCTCTGGTCTGGCTGTTCGCCACCGGGCGCAGCTGGATCGGCGCCGAGGCCAGCGAGGCGGGCTGGGCACTGGCAATCGTCATGCTGCTCACCCTGCCCGGCTACATGCTCGGGCGCTTCGGTGCCGGCGACGTCAAGCTGATGGGCGCCCTGGCCCTGGCCACCAGCCCGCAGTACGTGCTCGGCACCTTCATCGGCGCCGGGGTCACGGTGCTGGCCTGGATGTTCGGCCGCCGCCGCTTGTGGACCCTGCTCAACCCCAAGGTGAAAAAACGCATGCAGGCGCTGGCCGAGCAGGTCGGCGACAAGCAGCCGTTTGCCCCCTATGTATTGGCCGGGTTCCTGCTGACAGCCGTTTGGATCCAATAG
- a CDS encoding methyltransferase domain-containing protein produces the protein MNDRHFDELASRFAEKIYGGAKGAIRLAVLQADLAETLPERPLRVLDIGAGLGHMALWLAQRGHHLTLAEPAAPMLDGARARFAEAGATATFIQAPWQDLLGQLTEPYDLVLCHAVLEWLAEPESILPVLHQLTAPGGWLSLAFYNRDALVYRNLLKGHFRKLRSNRLAGEKQSLTPQKPLDPRELKAQLGPYWQVESESGVRVFHDYMPKQFQAQAELLDVLEMELAHRRHPSFAGLGRYLHWICRPH, from the coding sequence ATGAACGACCGTCACTTCGATGAACTGGCCAGCCGCTTCGCCGAGAAGATCTACGGTGGCGCCAAGGGCGCGATCCGCCTGGCCGTGCTCCAGGCGGACCTGGCCGAAACCTTGCCCGAACGCCCGCTGCGGGTACTCGACATTGGCGCCGGCCTGGGCCACATGGCGCTGTGGCTGGCCCAGCGCGGGCACCACCTGACCCTGGCCGAACCCGCCGCGCCGATGCTCGACGGCGCCCGCGCGCGCTTCGCCGAAGCCGGCGCGACGGCAACCTTCATCCAGGCGCCATGGCAGGATCTGCTCGGCCAGCTCACCGAGCCCTACGACCTGGTGCTGTGCCATGCCGTGCTCGAATGGCTGGCCGAGCCCGAGAGCATCCTGCCGGTGCTGCACCAGCTGACCGCCCCGGGCGGCTGGCTGTCGCTGGCGTTCTACAACCGCGACGCGCTGGTCTATCGCAACCTGCTCAAGGGCCATTTCCGCAAGCTGCGCAGCAACCGCCTGGCCGGTGAAAAGCAGAGCCTGACCCCGCAGAAACCGCTTGATCCCCGTGAGCTCAAGGCGCAACTTGGGCCTTACTGGCAGGTCGAAAGCGAAAGCGGTGTGCGGGTGTTCCACGACTACATGCCCAAGCAATTCCAGGCCCAGGCCGAGCTGCTCGACGTGCTGGAGATGGAACTGGCGCACCGCCGCCACCCCAGCTTCGCAGGGCTCGGCCGCTACCTGCACTGGATCTGCCGGCCCCACTGA
- a CDS encoding response regulator transcription factor, which produces MIVNKSVSEVKILVVDDQPLIVEELCEFLESEGYRCVPAHSTGQAIDCYKADEAIGLVLCDLHMPERDGIELVRALKQIAGQQRMFEAIMLTGRADKQDVIRALREGFADYYQKPMDLDELLEGVRRQEAALLERRRNFRELGSLNQRLQELAESIDDLYQDLEKARGQGTHRRASDAEDGEPELPAAFEKLSPRQLEVARLVSKGKTNYQIACELGITENTVKLYVSQVLRLTHMHNRTQLALALTPRSSPVHQRFTTH; this is translated from the coding sequence TTGATCGTGAACAAGTCCGTCAGTGAGGTGAAGATTCTGGTTGTCGACGACCAGCCGTTGATCGTCGAAGAGCTGTGCGAGTTCCTCGAAAGCGAGGGTTACCGATGCGTTCCAGCCCATTCCACGGGCCAGGCCATCGATTGCTACAAGGCCGACGAGGCCATCGGCCTGGTGCTGTGCGACCTGCACATGCCCGAGCGCGATGGCATCGAGCTGGTGCGCGCGCTGAAGCAGATCGCCGGGCAGCAGCGGATGTTCGAGGCGATCATGCTGACCGGCCGCGCCGACAAGCAGGACGTGATCCGCGCCTTGCGCGAGGGGTTCGCCGATTACTACCAGAAGCCCATGGACCTGGACGAACTGCTCGAGGGCGTGCGCCGGCAGGAGGCCGCGTTGCTGGAGCGGCGCCGCAACTTCCGCGAGCTGGGCAGCCTCAACCAGCGCTTGCAGGAACTGGCCGAGTCGATCGACGACCTGTATCAGGACCTGGAAAAAGCCCGCGGCCAAGGTACCCACCGGCGCGCCAGCGATGCCGAGGACGGCGAACCGGAGTTGCCGGCGGCGTTCGAGAAGCTGTCGCCACGCCAGCTGGAAGTCGCCCGGCTGGTGAGCAAGGGCAAGACCAACTACCAGATCGCCTGTGAACTGGGCATCACCGAGAACACGGTGAAGCTGTATGTGTCGCAGGTACTGCGCCTGACCCACATGCATAACCGCACCCAGCTGGCGCTGGCGCTGACACCGCGCTCTTCGCCGGTGCACCAGCGCTTTACCACGCATTGA
- a CDS encoding pilus assembly protein TadG-related protein, protein MVTRSAVRQRGAIGLMAALTLGLALVFMLLTVDGGRLYLEQRKLQRIADMAALEAAGQGGQCAGNGPQASTLARTAATRNGHSPLNPLIASCGYLRTGNDNLRVFTADATRNEAIKVEVSNVVVTSVAGGVYALVQGGALARTTNLHASAVAASPGPPQAMLSIRTTLATIQPTSLIPGLSDKTKIDLVGWQGIANTKINLLQYLDQLAIDLNLNLGNYQQLLNLETSATVLLQAAVKVLQRSGATVDVITNLGNIAANLPAGGLQLGKLLDLQSGTAQAGLDANIQLLQLVQGVIQLAASEHAANIELPINILGAMKGKIYLRIIEPQQISAVGDPRTDELLVHTAQIRALVSLDLPLLTGIAGLLNAVEDLAAPLTNVLNNLLSLNLLGTVHSLTCALGIPCKVSDIQLLDSQVHLDIGLEVAEGTSRLRPAPPDNYTCAPKSLTTLTQRSAVKIAIGKFDSPADFLNNGTSAIKAMPVIDIGTNVCSRLLILPPSCGTRVPYAGGGIGLRVDSKVLGSGPLEKPLVFINSPDAWEIGDDPFFLPMADDQLQVVASLTDTLNGIKLEAYRPTVNSGLGQMLALTAGLLDGVKSILEPVIKNLLSPLVDPLVKGLLKLLGTDLANAEVGANLSCSSGHAQLVL, encoded by the coding sequence GTGGTTACCCGTTCCGCTGTGCGCCAACGCGGCGCGATCGGCCTGATGGCCGCGCTGACCCTGGGCCTGGCGCTGGTGTTCATGCTGCTGACGGTCGACGGCGGGCGCCTGTACCTCGAGCAACGCAAGCTGCAGCGCATCGCCGACATGGCCGCCCTCGAGGCCGCCGGACAGGGCGGCCAATGCGCGGGCAACGGCCCCCAGGCCAGCACCCTGGCGCGCACCGCCGCCACCCGTAACGGCCACTCGCCGCTCAACCCGCTGATCGCCAGCTGCGGCTACCTGCGCACCGGCAACGACAACCTGCGGGTCTTCACCGCCGATGCCACGCGCAACGAAGCGATCAAGGTCGAGGTCAGCAACGTCGTGGTCACCAGCGTGGCCGGCGGCGTCTATGCCCTGGTGCAGGGCGGCGCCCTGGCGCGTACCACCAACCTGCACGCCAGCGCGGTGGCCGCCAGCCCTGGGCCGCCCCAGGCGATGCTGAGCATTCGCACCACACTGGCCACAATCCAGCCGACATCTCTCATTCCCGGCTTGAGTGACAAAACGAAGATCGACCTAGTCGGCTGGCAAGGCATCGCCAATACCAAGATCAACTTGCTGCAATACCTTGACCAACTCGCTATCGATTTAAACCTCAACCTTGGCAATTACCAACAGCTGCTAAACCTTGAAACCAGTGCGACCGTGTTGCTACAGGCCGCGGTCAAAGTATTGCAACGCAGCGGCGCCACCGTCGATGTCATCACCAACCTCGGAAACATCGCCGCCAACCTGCCAGCCGGCGGATTGCAGTTGGGTAAGTTGCTGGACCTACAGAGCGGCACTGCCCAGGCCGGCCTGGACGCGAACATCCAGCTGTTGCAACTGGTACAAGGCGTGATTCAGCTAGCCGCCAGCGAACACGCCGCGAACATCGAGCTACCCATCAATATCCTGGGAGCAATGAAGGGGAAGATTTATCTTAGGATCATCGAGCCCCAGCAGATCTCAGCGGTGGGCGATCCACGCACTGATGAACTCCTCGTGCATACCGCCCAGATCAGAGCCCTGGTGTCCCTCGACCTGCCGCTGCTAACCGGCATCGCCGGTTTGCTCAACGCCGTTGAGGACCTTGCCGCACCGCTTACCAACGTGCTGAACAACCTCCTCAGCCTCAACTTACTGGGTACCGTCCATTCGCTGACCTGTGCACTGGGCATACCCTGCAAGGTCAGTGACATACAACTGCTGGACAGCCAGGTCCATCTCGATATCGGCCTCGAAGTGGCAGAAGGCACCAGCCGCCTGCGCCCCGCACCGCCGGACAACTACACCTGTGCGCCTAAAAGCCTGACGACGCTCACTCAGCGTTCAGCGGTAAAAATAGCGATTGGCAAGTTTGATTCGCCAGCGGACTTTCTCAACAACGGCACGTCTGCGATCAAAGCCATGCCGGTTATCGATATCGGCACCAATGTCTGCAGCCGCCTGCTGATTCTGCCCCCCTCCTGCGGCACGCGTGTGCCATATGCTGGCGGCGGCATCGGCCTACGGGTGGACAGCAAAGTGCTGGGCAGTGGCCCCCTCGAGAAGCCCTTGGTCTTCATCAACAGCCCTGATGCCTGGGAAATCGGCGATGACCCGTTCTTCCTACCTATGGCCGATGATCAGCTTCAGGTGGTGGCAAGCCTCACCGACACGTTGAACGGCATCAAACTTGAGGCCTACCGCCCCACGGTCAACAGTGGGCTCGGCCAGATGCTGGCGCTGACAGCGGGCCTTCTGGACGGCGTGAAGAGCATCCTGGAGCCGGTGATCAAAAACCTGCTCAGCCCACTTGTCGACCCACTGGTCAAAGGCTTGCTCAAACTACTAGGCACCGACCTCGCCAACGCCGAAGTCGGCGCCAACCTCAGTTGCTCCAGCGGCCACGCTCAACTGGTGCTGTGA
- a CDS encoding DUF4136 domain-containing protein produces the protein MAYRLLCLALLPLALAACQGSNPYVASSKPLPPAPPQAATTFDASAYPAPARDYGRYRSWRWRDEQLPQGLHNAAPGQLADAVSSALDQHGLRPARGSAADLLVSADVRLERRLRQVRDYDYDPYYGPYGGIGYGGYRNGYGGYASVPIVRTYEVEVMVVRIDLFDARDGQPVWSASAESGSDKDSPRERESALRESVGKALSGYPPS, from the coding sequence ATGGCGTACCGTCTGTTGTGCCTGGCCCTGTTGCCCTTGGCCCTGGCCGCCTGCCAGGGCAGCAACCCCTATGTCGCCAGCAGCAAGCCGCTGCCGCCGGCACCGCCCCAGGCCGCCACCACCTTCGACGCCAGCGCCTACCCGGCCCCGGCACGTGACTATGGCCGTTATCGCAGCTGGCGCTGGCGCGACGAGCAACTGCCGCAGGGCCTGCACAACGCGGCCCCCGGGCAGTTGGCGGACGCGGTCAGTAGCGCACTCGACCAGCACGGCCTGCGCCCGGCCCGGGGCAGCGCCGCCGACCTGCTGGTAAGCGCCGACGTGCGCCTGGAGCGGCGCCTGCGCCAGGTGCGGGACTACGACTACGACCCTTACTACGGCCCTTACGGCGGCATTGGCTACGGCGGCTACCGCAACGGTTACGGCGGCTATGCCAGCGTGCCGATCGTGCGCACCTACGAGGTCGAGGTGATGGTGGTGCGCATCGACCTGTTCGACGCTCGCGACGGCCAGCCGGTGTGGAGCGCCAGCGCCGAAAGCGGCAGCGACAAGGACTCGCCGCGTGAACGCGAAAGCGCCTTGCGTGAATCGGTGGGCAAGGCGCTGAGCGGCTATCCTCCCAGTTAA